The Glycine soja cultivar W05 chromosome 19, ASM419377v2, whole genome shotgun sequence genomic sequence ACCACACTTTGTTTTTTACTCTTCCAAGTCACAAGATTCCCTCCAAGGAAAGTGCAATATCCCGTAGTTGACCACCTATCCACAATTGACCCTGCATAGTCTGCATCTGTATATGCTTCAAGACTTACATTCCCATTTCATTCGAACAAAATTCCCCTGCCTGGGGTCCCTTTCAAGTATTGCACAATTCTTAGTGCAGCTTGTAAGTGAACCTCCTTTGGTTGGTGCATGAACTGGCTGACTAGACTCACAGTGAATGCAACATCAGGTCTAGTGCGAGATAAATATATCAGCCTACCAACTAGCCTTTGATACATTTCCTTGTCAACTGCAGTATCTTCTTCTGCGTTTCCCAATTTCAGGTTTGGATCAATTGGTGTACTTGCAGGCTTGCATGCTGTCCTACCAGTCTCTTTCAACAAATCAGTGATGTATTTCTGTTGAGATATAAATATTCCATTTTAGAATGGGCCACTTCAATTcccaaaaaatacttcaattttcccaaggtcttaatttcaaattccttgGCTAGATGTTGGCCTAACAGTTGTTGCTCCTCCTCATCATCACCTGTCACTATAATATCATTCACACAAACCAGTAACACTGTTACTCCCTTTGACTTAGAGTGTTTAATGAACAGAGTGTGGTCTCCTTGGCTTTGTTTAAAGCCCAGACCTATCATAACTTTAGTAAACCTTCCAAACCAGGCTCGTGGTGATTGTTTCAGCCCATACAATGCCTTTTTTAGCTTGCAAACAGTGTTGGCAACTGCTTTTTCACCATATCCAGGCAGTGTTGTTAAATGGCGGCCATGGCGGATTTTCGTGGCGGATTTTCGAAAAAACGCCACCGAATAGTGGTGGCGTGGCGGGTTTGGGATGGCGACGCCATGGCGGCCGCCATAGCCATGGCGGTCGTGGCGGTTATGGCGGGGTGGCGGAAATggcgattttttttttgctttttgttcGCGGTAGGAGTTGGGCTGACTTGACCTAACCCTACCCGGTTATTCATTCAACTAAAAGACCCTCCCACGCAGCTCTGTGATTCAGAACAGCCTTCCATCTAAGAGAGAACCCAACCGCGAGCCTCCCCTGCACCCAGCCGCGTCCCTCCCGCACCCCGCACGCGCATGCAGCCGCGACACCCGCAGTCCGCACGCGCACGTAGCCGCGACGACCTCCGGCAGCGACGCACCGGCACGAACGGTGGTGACAAGCTCTGGCAGCGACGCACCTGTCATGAACGGCAGCCTGCAGCTTTGAGAAGTTCTCGCGAAGAAGATGAAGCTTTGCTTTGAGAAGTTCTCGCGAAGAAGATGAAGCTTTGTCGCGAAGAAGAAGACGtaggtttttttaattttatttttgctgtTTGACACCCCTTTTTTCTGTCTGcagcttttttttccttttgctatttgacacccctttttacttttaacagtcccatttttttttttcgtatttgacaccacaattttttttttctgttcagtCCTCTTTTAAATGGCTGAACCATCATCCGATGCTGCTACTGCAAGTGCAACAAGGAAAAATAAGGCAGACCCAGGCTGGAAATATTGCCATTCACTAGTGGAAGGAGATACAAACACCATTGTTTGTAATTTCTGTGGAAAAATCACAAAGGGAGGAATAACCCGAGCCAAACAACACCTGATTGGGAAGTCGGGCAACGTTGCAGCTTGCAAGAAAACTCCCCCAAATGTAGTCGAAGAGTTGAAGGAATATATGGCTACCAAAAAAAGTGGGACCACTTACAGTACTTCTGGCAGTGGTAATATGACAAATATAAGAGATTTTGAATTTGGTGAACCAATTGGATGTGATGGAAGTGAAGAAGATGAGTTTGCGGACTCTTGTAATGCTGCTGCAAGTGCAAAGACAAAGTGTGGGACTAAAAAAGGACCAATGGACAAATTTTGTAAGAATCCAGAAAATGCAATCAATCGGAGAAAAATGGAGATGCTGAGGCAAATGAACATAAGAGAGTCAATGGATAAGAATGAAGTATTGAAGGTGCATCAACATATTGCTCGCTTTTGGTACCAAGCAGGTTTGTCGTTCAACCTCATTAAATTGAAAAGCTTTGAAAACATGGTTGCAGCCATTGATCAATATGGGCCACATTTGCCCATTCCTAGCTATCATGACATCAGAGTTCCACTCTTGAAGAAGGAAGTTGAATATACTGAAAATTTGATGAAAGGCCATAGGGAGCAATGAGTCAAGTATGGTTGTACTATTATGTCCGATGCATGGACTGATCGGAAACAAAGatgcatcattaatttttttattaactctcAAGCTGGTACcatgtttttgaagtttgttgaTGGCTCTGATTTTGTAAAGATAGGTGAAAAGCTTTTTGAGTTGCTTGATGCCATTGTGGAGGAAGTTGGAGAAGACAATGTTGTTCAAGTTGTAACCGATAATGGGAGCAACTATGTTTTAGCGGGTAAGTTGTTGGAGGAGAAAAGGAAACATATTTATTGGACTCCTTGTGCAGCTCATTGTATTGATTTGATGCTTGAAGATATTGGGAAGCTTCCCTTGATAAGGAAGACAATTAGAAGGGAAATTAATCTAGTTGGGTTTATCTATGCCCATTCTAGTACCTTAAGTCTGTTGAGAAATTTTACAAACAAGAGGGAATTGGTGAGACATGCTATTACTAGATTTGTTACTTCTTATCTAACCTTGGAAAGGCTTCACAAAGAGAAAGCCAATATTAGAAAGATGTTTACTTCTAATgaatggaccttgaacaagctatCTAAGGAGCCTAAGGGAAAAGAAGCTGCAAAGGTAGTGCTCATGCCTTCTTTTTGGAATAGTGTGGTTTACACTCTTAAAGTCATGGCTCCACTTGTGAAAGTGCTTCGTCTTGTGGATGGTGAAAGGAAACCAGCCATGGGCTATATTTATGAAGCAATGGACAAggcaaaagaaacaattatcaAGTCTTTCAACAACAATGAAAGCAAGTACAAAGATGTGTTTGCAATCATTGATAAAAGATGGAATTGTCAGCTTCATAGGCCATTGCATGCAGCTGCCCACTTCTTAAATCCAGAGTTCTTTTATGACAACACTGacttggagtttgattttgaggtCACCAATGGTTTGTTTGAGTGCATTAAGAAGTTGATTCCACAATTTGATGTGCAACAGAAAATTCTAACCGAGTTGCATCTTTACAAGATTGGTGCTGACCACTTTGGTTCCGACTTTGCAATGgctcaaaggaaaacccattctcCTAGTAAGAAACTTTtatcatactattttttttatgtattagtgTTATAATTCAAAATTCTAAGTTATGCTCTTGGTTGGTAATTGGTATT encodes the following:
- the LOC114399382 gene encoding uncharacterized protein LOC114399382, producing the protein MFTSNEWTLNKLSKEPKGKEAAKVVLMPSFWNSVVYTLKVMAPLVKVLRLVDGERKPAMGYIYEAMDKAKETIIKSFNNNESKYKDVFAIIDKRWNCQLHRPLHAAAHFLNPEFFYDNTDLEFDFEVTNGLFECIKKLIPQFDVQQKILTELHLYKIGADHFGSDFAMAQRKTHSPTYWWRMFGSQTPNLQKLAIKILSLTCSASGCERNWSVFEQIHSKKKK